A stretch of the Filimonas lacunae genome encodes the following:
- a CDS encoding IucA/IucC family protein: MEILTSALAQQNGLAHIQPAVWQKATRLLIKKMIAEFAHEQILQPQLTGEKDGWNTYVLKANGKAVEYHFHARVLSLHHWHIDIDSIVKIANGDTALPDALQFMIEFNDMIGISDAMLPVYLEEVAGTLYGSAYILTHNTQSSAMLVHAGYQEIERTMTGHPRFIPNNGRVGFDAQDYSRYAPEAAGPLPLLWIAAHHSRAEFTAIAGLTYQQVIAQELGSDTIQTFEAILKEKGLSAEEYFFMPVHPWQWYNKLITLFTQDIANGYMVCLGAGNDLYQPQQSIRTFFNLSDANKYYVKTALGILNMGYVRILSPYFMRTTPAINEWVYAVTESDGYLKQCGFCVLREVATMGYTNKHYEAALQEDSPYKKMLAALWRESPMSKLQPGQQLMTMAALLHIDTEGDALLPELIKASGWEADAWVKQYLHCYLKPLLHWFYAHDTVFMPHGENLVLVMDKHVPVRAIMKDIGEEVSVMNESVVLPEKAQRIRVTVPEELKTRPVLTQVFDSIFRFIAAILHEQGDYAEDRFWKAVADCIHEYQQQHPHLHEKFTQYHLFEPLITPDGLNRMQILDNRKLRNRDNPFDVPTTGAMTNPVAVFNQEALNGFRK; encoded by the coding sequence ATGGAAATACTTACCAGTGCTCTTGCGCAGCAAAACGGGCTGGCACATATACAACCGGCTGTGTGGCAGAAAGCCACCCGGTTACTGATTAAAAAAATGATAGCAGAATTTGCGCATGAACAAATTCTGCAGCCACAGCTTACCGGTGAAAAAGATGGGTGGAATACCTATGTGCTCAAGGCCAATGGAAAAGCGGTGGAGTATCATTTTCATGCACGGGTGTTGAGCTTGCATCACTGGCACATTGATATCGATTCTATTGTTAAAATAGCCAACGGCGATACCGCTTTGCCGGATGCTTTGCAGTTTATGATTGAGTTCAATGATATGATAGGTATTAGTGATGCTATGTTACCCGTATACCTGGAAGAAGTGGCCGGTACTTTATATGGCAGTGCTTATATTCTTACCCATAATACGCAATCATCGGCCATGCTGGTGCATGCCGGTTACCAGGAAATAGAACGTACTATGACAGGGCACCCGCGTTTTATTCCCAACAACGGGCGGGTAGGGTTTGATGCACAGGATTATAGCCGGTATGCACCGGAAGCGGCGGGGCCATTGCCATTATTATGGATAGCAGCACATCATAGCCGTGCTGAGTTTACAGCTATTGCCGGGCTTACCTATCAGCAGGTGATAGCCCAGGAACTGGGTAGTGATACCATACAGACTTTTGAAGCTATCCTGAAAGAGAAGGGCCTGTCTGCAGAAGAATACTTTTTTATGCCGGTGCATCCCTGGCAGTGGTATAATAAGCTCATCACTTTATTTACACAGGATATAGCCAATGGTTATATGGTTTGCCTGGGAGCAGGTAACGATCTGTACCAGCCGCAACAGTCTATCCGCACCTTCTTTAACCTTAGTGATGCGAACAAATATTATGTAAAAACGGCGCTGGGTATATTGAATATGGGGTATGTGCGCATTTTATCACCCTACTTTATGCGCACTACGCCGGCAATTAATGAGTGGGTATATGCCGTGACAGAAAGCGATGGCTATTTGAAGCAATGTGGTTTTTGCGTTTTACGGGAAGTGGCTACTATGGGGTATACCAACAAGCATTACGAAGCGGCTTTGCAGGAAGATAGTCCCTATAAAAAAATGCTGGCTGCCCTGTGGCGCGAAAGTCCTATGAGTAAGCTACAGCCGGGGCAACAGTTAATGACTATGGCAGCATTACTGCATATAGATACAGAGGGCGATGCTTTATTACCTGAGTTGATAAAGGCATCGGGATGGGAAGCGGATGCGTGGGTAAAACAATACCTGCATTGCTATCTCAAACCCTTGTTACATTGGTTTTATGCCCACGATACGGTGTTTATGCCGCATGGCGAAAACCTGGTGCTGGTGATGGATAAGCATGTGCCGGTACGGGCCATTATGAAAGACATTGGAGAAGAGGTGTCTGTGATGAATGAGTCTGTTGTGTTACCGGAGAAAGCGCAACGGATAAGGGTAACAGTGCCGGAAGAATTAAAAACACGTCCTGTGCTTACGCAGGTGTTCGATTCTATCTTCCGCTTTATTGCAGCCATCCTGCACGAACAGGGCGACTATGCAGAAGACCGGTTTTGGAAAGCGGTGGCAGACTGTATACACGAATACCAGCAACAACATCCGCATTTACACGAAAAGTTTACGCAGTACCATTTGTTTGAGCCGCTGATTACACCGGATGGTTTAAACAGGATGCAAATACTGGATAACCGTAAACTGCGTAACAGGGATAATCCTTTTGATGTGCCCACCACGGGGGCGATGACAAACCCGGTAGCTGTTTTTAACCAGGAGGCTTTAAACGGATTCCGGAAATGA
- a CDS encoding prolyl oligopeptidase family serine peptidase: MKKCIVLVWIAVCGYVHTAAQPLWKYPVAVKDTVADRYFDTTIYDPYRWLENDTIALTRQWIAQQNAATQDYLATIPFREKIRAYLTRKWNYTRETPPVKMGEYYLFSRNNGLQNQNVWYLKKGLVGKEEVLLDPNTFSADGTVAVTMLGASADKRYIAYAVAEGGSDWNRMYVLDVTNRTRLPDMLQWVKFPRAAWKGNGFYYSRYPAPEKGHELFARNTGNAIYYHHLGSSQETDSLVFTDGSDSKVSVGASVTEDERFLIICAVKGSFLGYKLNSSTGNALFCQDLSVPHSPIDTLVSDYNHHNIIIDNAGGDLLLQTDRDAPANKVVLMHPHQPQPSLWKLVVPEQKESLVNIETGGGFMWLQYLQDASSVIHQYTYSGSKVGAVALPAIGTASGFAAGKRDTALFYTFTNCVTPPAIYLYVMTNGQSAVYSQPRLDIDANDYVIKRVFCTSKDSTRVPMFIVHKKGMLLDASHPAFVLGHGGFKRNLTPFFHVAIMMFLEQGGVYAQPALRGGNEYGEAWHQGGMRQNKQHVFDDCIAATEYLVKEGYTQPGRIAISGQSTGAVMVAACSNQRPDLFKVALPAVGMQDMLRYHKFTIGASWAEEYGTSDKEAQFRYLVRYSPLHNIRPGIHPATFITTADHDDTVVPGHSYKFAAALQANQQGDNPVFIRIDSRSGHGPGKPTHKQIEEATDVWSFVFRNLGMDFH; the protein is encoded by the coding sequence ATGAAAAAGTGCATAGTCTTAGTATGGATAGCTGTTTGCGGGTATGTGCACACGGCAGCACAGCCGCTGTGGAAATACCCGGTTGCGGTAAAGGATACCGTGGCCGACCGGTATTTTGATACTACCATTTACGATCCTTACCGTTGGCTGGAAAATGATACCATAGCCCTTACCCGGCAATGGATAGCGCAACAGAATGCTGCTACGCAGGATTATCTGGCCACTATTCCTTTCCGGGAAAAGATACGGGCTTATTTAACCCGTAAATGGAATTATACCCGTGAGACGCCACCTGTAAAAATGGGGGAGTATTATTTGTTCAGTCGCAACAACGGTTTACAGAACCAGAATGTATGGTATCTTAAAAAAGGCCTGGTTGGCAAAGAGGAAGTACTGCTGGACCCCAACACTTTTTCGGCAGATGGCACGGTGGCTGTAACCATGCTGGGGGCTTCGGCTGATAAAAGGTACATTGCCTATGCAGTAGCAGAAGGCGGATCGGATTGGAACAGGATGTATGTGCTGGATGTCACCAACCGAACACGGCTGCCTGATATGCTGCAATGGGTAAAGTTTCCGAGGGCGGCATGGAAAGGCAACGGCTTTTATTATAGCCGTTATCCTGCACCGGAAAAAGGGCACGAACTGTTTGCACGTAATACCGGCAATGCCATTTATTATCACCATTTGGGCAGCAGCCAGGAAACAGACTCGCTGGTGTTTACAGATGGCTCCGACAGCAAGGTGAGTGTGGGCGCTTCTGTTACAGAAGATGAACGTTTTCTGATCATATGCGCAGTAAAAGGTTCTTTCCTGGGGTATAAATTGAACAGCTCAACAGGTAACGCGTTGTTTTGCCAGGATTTATCGGTGCCCCATTCGCCTATAGATACGCTGGTGAGCGATTACAATCATCATAATATTATTATTGATAACGCAGGAGGTGACCTGTTGCTGCAAACCGACAGGGATGCACCTGCTAATAAAGTGGTATTGATGCATCCACACCAGCCGCAACCTTCTTTGTGGAAGCTGGTGGTGCCGGAGCAAAAAGAATCGCTGGTGAATATTGAAACCGGTGGTGGCTTTATGTGGTTGCAGTACTTGCAGGATGCCAGTTCGGTTATTCACCAGTATACCTATAGCGGCAGCAAGGTGGGTGCAGTAGCTTTGCCTGCTATTGGCACTGCCAGTGGTTTTGCTGCGGGAAAAAGGGATACTGCCTTGTTTTATACGTTTACCAATTGTGTAACGCCGCCTGCTATATACCTGTATGTGATGACCAACGGGCAGTCGGCTGTATACAGCCAGCCCCGGCTGGATATAGATGCCAATGACTATGTAATAAAGCGGGTGTTCTGTACCTCTAAAGATAGCACCCGTGTGCCCATGTTCATTGTGCATAAAAAAGGGATGCTGCTGGATGCATCTCACCCTGCTTTTGTGTTAGGGCATGGTGGGTTTAAGCGCAATCTTACCCCCTTCTTTCATGTGGCTATTATGATGTTCCTGGAACAGGGAGGTGTATATGCACAGCCGGCCCTGCGTGGTGGTAATGAGTATGGTGAAGCCTGGCATCAGGGAGGTATGCGGCAGAACAAGCAACATGTGTTTGACGATTGTATAGCAGCTACGGAATACTTGGTAAAAGAAGGGTATACCCAGCCTGGGCGTATTGCTATTTCGGGGCAAAGCACGGGGGCGGTAATGGTGGCTGCCTGTAGTAATCAACGGCCCGATTTGTTTAAGGTGGCGCTGCCGGCTGTAGGTATGCAGGATATGCTGCGTTACCATAAGTTTACTATCGGAGCCAGTTGGGCCGAGGAATATGGTACCAGTGATAAGGAAGCTCAGTTTCGTTACCTGGTCCGCTATTCACCCCTGCATAATATCCGGCCAGGTATTCACCCGGCTACTTTTATCACTACGGCCGACCATGACGATACGGTGGTGCCGGGTCACTCTTACAAGTTTGCTGCTGCGTTGCAGGCTAACCAACAAGGGGATAATCCTGTATTTATACGCATTGACAGCCGTTCGGGACATGGACCCGGTAAGCCCACGCATAAGCAGATAGAAGAAGCGACGGATGTGTGGAGTTTTGTTTTCAGGAATTTAGGTATGGACTTTCATTAA
- a CDS encoding Fe(II)-2OG oxygenase family protein, whose protein sequence is MESLLLTSVNEPQSVSDLITQPPLAPAIIQITADEREEITSIGKYLKRKYGSYERADYIAALHMNAFRLLPERIVRLLNRLGTDFSARQYGAVVLKGLIEVDHEALGATPASWREMDKERIVEYGFISSLLHGAVPSKPVQYYAQRKGGGLLHAIIPDAGMAWSQTGSGSKTELFVHTEDAFLFNAADFLSFLYLRNEEQVPSMLYSIRSHQQDAAVLQPLFAPIYTCPKDANYAGQEAIGEGITTSVLYGNSKAPFIRFDAAEQIYNTEAGQSAGAMEHLKAFWKEARELIYCDFIPESGDLIFVNNHLCAHGRSAFTAGFRNEGGNMVPCERRMMLRMMSKTSLLHIQQVAHPYNPYLVMEEHYGKVYTSVQN, encoded by the coding sequence ATGGAAAGTCTTCTTCTAACCTCGGTAAACGAACCGCAGTCAGTAAGCGATCTTATTACACAACCACCTTTAGCACCTGCCATCATCCAGATAACTGCTGATGAAAGGGAGGAAATTACCAGTATTGGTAAATATTTAAAAAGAAAGTATGGCAGTTATGAACGTGCAGACTATATAGCAGCCCTGCACATGAATGCCTTCCGGTTGTTGCCGGAACGCATTGTACGGTTGCTGAACAGGCTGGGTACCGATTTTTCGGCCCGTCAGTATGGGGCGGTGGTGTTAAAGGGGTTGATAGAAGTAGACCACGAAGCATTGGGTGCTACTCCCGCCAGCTGGCGCGAGATGGACAAGGAGCGTATAGTGGAATACGGTTTTATTTCATCATTACTGCATGGGGCAGTGCCTTCCAAGCCGGTGCAGTATTATGCACAACGCAAAGGCGGTGGTTTATTACATGCCATTATACCGGATGCCGGTATGGCCTGGTCGCAAACAGGATCGGGTTCTAAAACCGAACTGTTTGTACATACCGAAGACGCTTTTTTGTTTAACGCGGCCGACTTTTTAAGCTTTCTGTACCTGCGTAATGAAGAGCAGGTACCTTCTATGTTATATTCTATTCGCAGTCATCAGCAGGATGCTGCCGTATTACAGCCTTTGTTTGCGCCTATTTATACCTGTCCCAAAGATGCCAATTATGCCGGGCAGGAAGCCATAGGGGAAGGAATCACTACTTCTGTGTTGTATGGCAACAGTAAAGCGCCTTTTATACGTTTTGATGCGGCGGAGCAGATTTATAATACCGAAGCAGGGCAAAGTGCCGGTGCTATGGAACATTTAAAAGCTTTCTGGAAGGAAGCTCGCGAATTGATTTACTGTGATTTTATCCCGGAATCGGGCGACCTGATTTTTGTAAACAATCATCTGTGTGCACATGGCAGGAGTGCTTTTACTGCCGGTTTCAGAAATGAAGGCGGTAACATGGTACCCTGCGAAAGAAGAATGATGCTGCGTATGATGAGTAAAACCAGCCTGTTGCATATTCAGCAGGTGGCCCATCCCTATAATCCTTACCTGGTGATGGAAGAACATTACGGCAAGGTGTATACTTCTGTTCAAAATTAA
- a CDS encoding pyridoxal phosphate-dependent decarboxylase family protein, whose amino-acid sequence MNFNTIDTTTALPVYTTQQAKDYKDIFYEGASNEYYQAMESARGVVTAFLENNTQPFSGVTPAQLRALFAEVAFDTPLESYAQLFAEVKRLYVDHATAFHLPHYIAHLNCPVVIPALAAEVLIAAINSSQDTWDQSAGGTLMEQKLVQWTCNEIGFGTDADGVFTAGGSQSNLMGMLLARDYYATTYLQHNIRKEGLPAEASRFRFFVSEMSHFSLQNTISLMGLGEKALIRVGTDAAFRMDATLLEKAIQQELKNGNIPVGVVATAGTTDFGNIDPLDAIGKLAGKYNMWFHVDAAYGCGLLLTHKYRHLLQGIEQANSVTTDYHKAFFQPISSSALLVKHHHYLNLITHHADYLNPEENEFAGLNQIDKTITQSTRRFDALKLWCTLRMMGKQKLGAYIDTIIETTAATADVIAADNDFELLCYSDISALVFRYHPAAIRAYQVGDALNQHIKKEMFQEGKAIVAGTRVNGEFYLKFTLLNPLTTLEHIHDILSIVKRHGAAYCQSYLATLNS is encoded by the coding sequence ATGAATTTTAATACTATTGATACCACTACTGCTTTGCCGGTATATACTACACAGCAGGCAAAGGATTATAAAGATATTTTTTACGAAGGCGCCAGTAACGAATATTACCAGGCTATGGAAAGCGCCAGGGGAGTGGTAACTGCTTTCCTGGAAAACAATACCCAGCCTTTTAGTGGCGTTACTCCTGCCCAGCTACGGGCTTTGTTTGCAGAGGTAGCGTTTGATACACCGTTAGAAAGTTATGCCCAACTGTTTGCAGAGGTAAAGCGTTTGTATGTGGATCATGCCACTGCTTTTCACCTGCCGCATTACATTGCGCATTTAAACTGCCCGGTAGTAATACCTGCCTTAGCAGCAGAAGTGCTGATTGCCGCTATCAACTCCTCGCAGGATACCTGGGATCAAAGTGCGGGCGGTACGTTGATGGAGCAAAAGCTGGTACAATGGACGTGTAACGAAATAGGTTTTGGTACAGATGCAGATGGAGTGTTTACCGCAGGCGGCTCGCAGAGTAACCTGATGGGCATGTTGCTGGCAAGGGATTATTATGCTACTACTTACCTGCAACATAACATCCGTAAAGAGGGGCTGCCGGCAGAAGCCAGCCGTTTCCGGTTCTTTGTTTCGGAAATGTCGCACTTTAGCTTGCAGAACACCATTTCGTTGATGGGGCTGGGTGAAAAGGCGTTGATCCGCGTGGGTACGGATGCGGCATTCCGGATGGATGCCACCTTGCTGGAAAAGGCTATTCAGCAGGAGTTGAAAAATGGTAATATTCCTGTGGGGGTGGTGGCTACTGCCGGCACTACCGATTTTGGTAATATAGATCCGCTGGATGCTATAGGCAAACTGGCAGGTAAATACAATATGTGGTTTCATGTAGATGCTGCGTATGGTTGCGGGTTGTTACTTACCCATAAATATCGCCACCTGTTACAAGGTATCGAGCAGGCGAATTCTGTTACTACCGATTATCATAAAGCATTCTTTCAGCCTATCAGCAGCAGTGCTTTGCTGGTAAAGCATCATCATTACCTGAACCTGATCACCCATCATGCCGATTACCTGAACCCGGAAGAGAATGAGTTTGCGGGGCTGAACCAGATTGATAAAACTATTACACAAAGTACCCGCCGTTTTGATGCACTGAAGCTATGGTGTACACTGCGTATGATGGGCAAGCAAAAGCTGGGTGCTTATATTGATACCATTATTGAAACAACGGCTGCTACGGCGGATGTGATTGCTGCCGATAATGATTTTGAATTGCTTTGTTATTCGGATATCAGCGCACTGGTGTTTCGTTATCATCCGGCAGCTATCCGGGCTTACCAGGTGGGCGATGCATTAAACCAGCATATTAAGAAAGAGATGTTCCAGGAAGGCAAGGCCATTGTGGCCGGTACGCGTGTAAATGGCGAGTTTTATCTCAAGTTTACCTTGTTAAACCCGCTTACTACCCTGGAGCATATACACGATATTTTATCTATTGTAAAAAGGCATGGCGCGGCTTATTGCCAATCTTATCTCGCTACCCTTAACAGTTAA
- a CDS encoding GNAT family N-acetyltransferase, with amino-acid sequence MQKVLSPLTGYDKDGIVFKKQPPGYGAFHLRPLRIAEDIAVIHNWVNRSYAQYWQMQNTTPEEVKAAYVAITETRHTQVFMGFYENKPAFLLECYWVMNDPLGKYYDVRPGDYGFHILVAPADAPIRHFTWQVFTVIIDFMLSNAAIERLVVEPDIRNEKIHVLNKRAGFAYQQMIDLPHKQAYLAFCTREQYAIARNKPEVHDLLYSQQWQGWGTFSFRPLQIEQDIPLIHDWVNRDYAKYWQMQQTTPEQVKASYMAITQAPHSNAYMGFYNNQPAFLWESYHVMKDPIAGYYDAQEGDYGLHLLVAPVETPIHGFTYHILCTIMDYMLQNSQVKRLIVEPDVCNDKMHVLTRRVGFEYHQAVQLPQKQAYLAFCTREQYRQHRQAAASTILH; translated from the coding sequence ATGCAAAAAGTATTGTCTCCTTTAACAGGCTATGATAAAGACGGGATTGTATTTAAAAAACAACCACCCGGTTATGGCGCTTTTCATTTGCGACCCCTGCGTATAGCAGAAGATATTGCTGTTATCCATAACTGGGTAAACAGAAGTTATGCACAATACTGGCAAATGCAGAACACTACCCCGGAAGAAGTGAAAGCCGCCTATGTGGCTATTACAGAAACCCGGCACACGCAGGTTTTTATGGGCTTTTATGAAAACAAACCGGCGTTTTTGCTGGAGTGCTACTGGGTAATGAACGACCCCTTGGGCAAGTACTATGATGTTCGGCCTGGTGATTATGGTTTTCATATACTGGTAGCCCCGGCCGATGCACCTATACGCCATTTTACCTGGCAGGTGTTTACGGTAATCATCGATTTTATGCTATCCAATGCTGCTATCGAGCGTTTGGTGGTAGAGCCGGATATCAGGAATGAAAAAATTCATGTATTGAATAAACGGGCAGGATTTGCGTATCAGCAGATGATTGATCTGCCGCATAAACAGGCTTACCTGGCCTTTTGTACCCGCGAGCAATATGCAATTGCCAGAAACAAGCCGGAAGTGCACGATCTGCTGTATAGTCAACAGTGGCAGGGATGGGGCACCTTCTCTTTCAGGCCCCTACAGATAGAACAGGATATTCCCTTGATTCACGATTGGGTAAACCGCGATTATGCGAAGTACTGGCAAATGCAGCAAACCACGCCGGAGCAGGTAAAAGCCAGTTACATGGCTATTACACAGGCGCCACATTCTAACGCCTATATGGGATTTTATAATAACCAGCCGGCTTTTTTATGGGAAAGTTATCATGTGATGAAAGATCCTATTGCCGGGTATTATGATGCACAGGAAGGCGATTATGGATTGCATTTGCTGGTGGCTCCCGTAGAAACGCCTATTCACGGGTTTACTTATCATATACTATGTACCATCATGGATTATATGCTGCAGAACAGCCAAGTGAAGCGGCTGATTGTAGAACCGGATGTGTGCAACGATAAAATGCATGTGCTTACCCGCCGTGTGGGTTTTGAATATCACCAGGCGGTGCAGCTGCCACAAAAACAGGCCTACCTGGCTTTTTGTACACGCGAGCAATACAGGCAACACCGGCAGGCTGCGGCATCCACTATTCTTCATTAA
- a CDS encoding helix-turn-helix transcriptional regulator, with translation MFGDSDVRECGRRAAATTTTTRRPAGKSNDSNTFYELATPDGIHIRYYKIVAAEPGKVIIENALPGIQLSYTIHGTKCYRIRNGMQELICLKKQEYNYLFLAPEPIHLTWQAGEQIEMFELTINPDLMLYYLSEDHPLYGRLQQSLQQKKSMVMNDTSQLIKAKSNSILYDILYCPLEGRYKQLYIKSKVGELLALELGAYEKQMSITGSHTTRPLRLKQRDIEKMHLVKDIILSDFTKTYSLLDLAQQVGTNDSYLKRHFKEVFGTTVYGFIQDAKMENARKLLLEGHNVSGTAFMMGYKHAVHFTRAFKKYFSISPNQIAK, from the coding sequence ATGTTTGGTGATTCGGATGTACGTGAATGCGGAAGAAGGGCTGCAGCAACAACAACAACAACGCGCAGGCCGGCAGGTAAAAGCAATGACTCTAATACGTTTTATGAACTGGCAACGCCCGATGGCATACATATCCGGTATTATAAAATTGTTGCTGCCGAACCAGGCAAGGTGATTATTGAAAACGCATTGCCAGGAATACAACTGAGTTATACCATACACGGTACAAAATGCTACCGTATACGGAATGGTATGCAGGAGCTGATCTGTTTAAAAAAGCAGGAATATAATTACCTGTTCCTGGCGCCTGAGCCCATTCATCTTACCTGGCAGGCAGGCGAACAAATAGAAATGTTTGAACTTACCATTAATCCTGATCTGATGTTGTATTATTTATCGGAAGATCATCCGTTATATGGCAGATTACAGCAAAGCCTGCAACAGAAAAAGTCAATGGTGATGAACGATACCAGTCAGCTTATTAAGGCTAAAAGCAATAGTATATTATACGACATATTGTATTGCCCGTTAGAGGGCAGGTACAAGCAGTTGTATATTAAAAGCAAGGTAGGGGAGTTGCTGGCCCTGGAACTGGGTGCCTATGAAAAGCAAATGAGCATAACAGGTAGCCATACCACCCGGCCATTGCGTTTGAAACAGCGGGATATTGAAAAAATGCACCTGGTAAAGGATATTATTTTATCCGATTTTACTAAAACCTATTCTTTGCTGGACCTGGCGCAACAGGTAGGTACCAACGATTCTTATTTAAAACGCCACTTTAAAGAAGTATTTGGCACTACGGTGTATGGGTTTATACAGGATGCTAAAATGGAAAACGCCCGTAAGCTGTTGCTGGAAGGACATAATGTGTCGGGTACTGCTTTTATGATGGGGTACAAACATGCAGTGCATTTTACCCGTGCCTTTAAAAAGTATTTCAGTATCAGCCCTAACCAGATTGCTAAATAG
- a CDS encoding IucA/IucC family protein, whose amino-acid sequence MKPNIQVSALQSVAHLQPAVWSKVNRLHLRKVISEFAHELLVTPRLEHSKDGWGYYVLPADNAAIEYHFRAKKLALDQWYIDTASIQKMVNGHSEPLDSLSFIIEFKTTLGITETVLPVYLEEVNSTLCGSAYMHTYNTLTAEELTRADYQQTEQAMMAGHPCFVANNGRMGFDASDYRVYAPEAADPLRLLWLAAHNSRAQYAGVTDLPYEALVQNELDGATLTAFKQVLLDKGLDVHAYYFIPVHPWQWFNKLALLFAGDIAADKLVYLGYAPDQYLPQQSIRTFYNVSSPGKRYVKTALSILNMGFMRGLHASFACTSPAISEWVGNVVKQDAYLREKGFVVLQEVAAAGYTNPDYASVVRDDNTSFNGMLSALWRESPQSVLQPGQRIITMAALLHVDSYGDALLPALIRSSGLSVASWIRKYLQCYVSPLLHCYYYHDMRFMPHGENLILILENNVPVGAIMKDIGEEIAVLSKAVALPDNVKQIYMEVPDELRILSIFTQIFDCFFRFLNNILVEHADFPEEEFWQLAAECILDYQRQYPQLQDKFERFNLFAPEIIKTCLNRLQLRNNRKMVDHMYNPFKSQQFAGMLTNPMAAFVQQSEPAVV is encoded by the coding sequence ATGAAACCGAACATACAAGTATCTGCCCTGCAGTCTGTGGCACATTTACAGCCGGCTGTATGGAGTAAGGTGAACCGCCTGCATTTACGCAAAGTAATCAGTGAGTTTGCACACGAGCTGCTGGTAACACCCCGGCTGGAACATAGCAAGGATGGGTGGGGGTATTATGTATTACCCGCCGATAATGCTGCTATTGAATATCATTTCAGGGCAAAGAAGCTGGCTTTGGATCAGTGGTATATTGATACGGCTTCTATACAGAAAATGGTGAACGGCCATAGTGAACCATTAGATTCACTCAGCTTTATCATTGAGTTTAAAACAACACTGGGCATTACAGAAACGGTGTTGCCTGTTTACCTGGAAGAGGTGAACAGTACGCTTTGTGGCAGTGCCTATATGCACACCTATAACACCCTTACTGCGGAGGAGCTTACCCGGGCCGACTACCAGCAAACGGAACAGGCTATGATGGCAGGTCATCCCTGCTTTGTTGCCAATAACGGCCGTATGGGGTTTGATGCGAGTGATTACCGGGTTTATGCGCCGGAAGCCGCTGACCCGTTACGGTTGTTGTGGCTGGCAGCACATAACAGCCGCGCACAGTATGCAGGGGTAACAGATCTGCCTTACGAAGCGCTGGTACAGAACGAGCTGGATGGGGCTACACTTACAGCTTTTAAACAGGTATTACTGGATAAAGGGCTGGATGTACATGCCTATTATTTTATACCGGTACATCCCTGGCAGTGGTTTAATAAACTGGCGCTGTTGTTTGCCGGTGATATTGCCGCAGATAAACTGGTATACCTGGGATATGCGCCCGATCAATACCTGCCGCAGCAATCTATCCGCACTTTTTACAATGTCAGCTCGCCAGGTAAGCGGTATGTAAAAACAGCTTTATCTATTTTAAACATGGGCTTTATGCGGGGCCTGCATGCCAGCTTTGCCTGCACTTCTCCCGCTATCAGTGAGTGGGTGGGCAATGTAGTAAAGCAGGACGCCTACCTGCGTGAAAAAGGATTTGTAGTGCTGCAAGAAGTGGCGGCAGCAGGATATACCAATCCCGATTATGCCAGTGTGGTAAGGGATGACAATACCTCTTTTAATGGAATGCTATCTGCTTTGTGGCGCGAAAGTCCGCAATCGGTGCTACAGCCAGGACAACGTATCATTACAATGGCAGCCTTGCTGCATGTGGATAGCTATGGTGATGCCTTGCTGCCTGCACTTATCCGTTCATCGGGTTTATCTGTTGCCAGCTGGATACGTAAATACCTGCAATGTTATGTAAGTCCCTTATTGCATTGTTATTACTACCACGATATGCGTTTTATGCCGCATGGCGAAAACCTGATACTGATATTGGAAAACAATGTCCCCGTTGGGGCTATTATGAAAGATATAGGAGAAGAGATTGCGGTGCTGAGTAAAGCCGTGGCATTACCGGATAACGTGAAGCAGATTTATATGGAGGTGCCGGACGAGTTGCGCATCCTGTCTATCTTCACGCAAATATTCGATTGTTTCTTCCGCTTTTTAAACAATATACTGGTAGAGCATGCTGATTTTCCGGAAGAGGAGTTCTGGCAGCTGGCCGCGGAATGTATATTGGACTATCAGCGGCAGTACCCACAATTACAGGATAAGTTTGAACGCTTTAACCTGTTTGCTCCTGAAATTATTAAAACCTGTTTAAACAGGCTGCAATTGCGCAATAACCGCAAGATGGTAGATCATATGTATAATCCTTTTAAAAGTCAGCAGTTTGCAGGCATGCTCACCAATCCAATGGCCGCCTTTGTACAGCAGTCAGAGCCTGCTGTTGTATAG